The genomic stretch AGCTAATGACTCTGATATCAGCTGCACGAGAACATGAAATAGAATTCATCTATGCAATCTCGCCTGGACTTGACATCACTTTCTCGAATCCTAAAGAAGTATCCACATTGAAACGCAAGCTGGACCAAGTAAGTGCTGCATGAACTTACTAGAGTTGCAGTGCTGCTTAAGTTGAAAATTTCAGTATCTGGCTCGCTCTGAGATTTTTACTACTGCTTTAATATGTTCAATGTCAGCGTTACTTTGGACACCTCTGCGAGCAATACAAATGGGTATGTTCCAATGAAACAAACATTCAGGTTGCATTGTACAAATGGTTGGTGATCATCTAGATAGGTAAGTTATCCGATCTTGTACCACTTTCTGGAGGCTTTCTTGTGAGTTTGTCTCCAAAGTGTGTTAGGGCCCTGAAGCTAAGATGCATTTCCAAGGCAAGAACTCTTGTGCACATTGGAGGCAGACCTGACATgcatgtactgctttgttctcATAATTAACTCCTGTCCTTTGTCCAAAAGCTGTTATAGAGTGAGCTCTTTTCCAGCTGTCTGTCTGGTGAGATCAGCTTTGGATTGCAaaaactggaacagattgccAGTCTTTAGAGGCATCTTTGAGAAAAACAGTGGTGGGTCAGAGACAGGCATTCATTGTGAATAGATGCCAAAGCCTGTCTTGCTTCTCCTACCCTCCCTCCCCAATTCCTGTAGTTTTTCCTTTCTTGGAGAGGATTTTGAATTTGCAATCTACACTGTGGAAATGGAAGTATTCCAACATGCAGCTTTCATGCTCTGGCACTGCACACTTATTAAGATACTGTGGATTTGCTTTGACTTTTGTATAGGTGTGATACGCTTTGTGGGGAGTGTTTTAGGCTACACATTTATAAACTGAATAATGATTCCTCAAATGAAATGGCTCTAATCTTTGAGGTGTTTGATCCTTTTATAAAGGCAAAGTAGCTTTAAAATTTTCTATGGTTCcctaaaaaaatgtaaaattttttcTCTTGTCTCTCACATTAGGTTTCCCAGTTTGGCTGCAGATCTTTTGCACTGCTGTTTGATGATATTGATCACAACATGTGTGCAGCAGACAAAGAAGTTTTCAGTTCCTTTGCTCATGCCCAGGTCTCAATCACAAATGAAATTTACCAGTATCTAGGAGAACCAGACACATTCCTGTTCTGCCCTACAGGTAAAACAACATGAATAATTCAGTTAAATCTTAACATAAATGAGGGAGGCTTTTATCTTACTGGTTAAAAGGTTGGTTGAGGATATTATCACTGCTTTAAAGAGTGTTTTGGCTAGTTTGCAGGAACTGACTTATGAAGAAAATTCAAGTAATTATACTAGAGGCTATGCCAGATATACATGTCCCTGAAAGGCTTAATGCCTAGTTAGGAAAGCAGCTCTATATAAGGACTCTGGAAGTTTGAGCTAGAAACCAGGTTAAACAAagacttctgttttgtttgtacCAAAGTCTGTTTACTTCTTGATTTCTTACCAGGCTTGCTATTAGTTACTTagaattttcttaaaataagagtTACAGCACTTACTGTGAACACTTTTTTTCAGTAGTACCTGTTTTTAATAAGGTTACCCATTTTCACTAGTCAACGAGTTACTTTTTTGAATGTCTTGGAAAATCACATGACTCTCTCTCAGGTCtggtctttttattattattattgtggggttttttttttgtgagcttCCTCTTGTATTGCAGAGTGTTTCATTGTAGGGAAGGGTATTAGTCTCCTCAGTGGTGTGGACTCATGCAAGGAAAATTTAGTTGAGGAGCAATGTTGTTGTCATTCTTAATTACTTACTTTATCCCCTTATGCTGTAGTAGTTTAGTTCTGTTGCAGTATTCATCTTTAACTTCAAAGAACCACATCTTCTGGTTTTAATCGTTTTAGCTATTTGCACTCTGTAGTCAGTCTCAGGATTTCTAGTTGTCTTGCATATTGTCTGCTGTAGCCCGCACTTCTGTTTACGGGATTTActatgctttttttccaaattttgatATTTGTCTGATTTTaaataaatcctttcttttctctctggtcTTTATTCTAAGGAGCATTGatataaatattctttttaattgtACATTAGACTTTTGGGCCTTTTTTGACTAATTATATtgaggtttttcttttcaaagggtAGTATTTTCTCAATGTGGtggagctgccttgctttctCCCCTGTCATGCCAACTTTTAGTTGTATTGTGACTTCTTAATGCCACAGACTACATGATATTACAGTTGTAACTGTATAAAACTAACTCAGTTAATTGAGTGTTGCTTATGACAAATTCTAAAACAGATTCTCCTCTCTTGTACTTCTGGGCTAGATGGCGAATAAGCAATTACCAAGTGTTTTCCCTGTTTTTAAGAAGTAAATTTAGCCTTCTGACCATAGAATAGGTTGGGAAAGGTGACTGAAAAATGGAGGTGGAGATATGGGATGAGACTTAAAAAATCATGAGTAACCTGAAAAACATAAGTAGGCAGTTGTTTACTCACTTGTAAGAACAGAATTAGGTGTATTGAACTAACAGATGGCAAGttgaaaatgaaagaagataCTTAACATGAAATATATTTACACAGAAAAGTCCTTGCTGTGTGATGATGTTCAAGTTAAAATTTCTATGTGTTCATCGTACAGTTGGGTATGTTTTCACATGTATGCATCCTTCTGCTAGTAgtaactttcttttttcccccatgcagAGTACTGTGGAACTTTCTGCTATCCAAATGTTGCCCAATCTCCTTATTTACGGACTGTAGGAGAAAAGCTGCTTCCTGGCATTGATGTCTTATGGACAGGTAAAAATAGTATTCCTTGAATTCAGTTACGGTGTCAATATTATTTATCATATGTATTTAGTAAATAAACTGTCTTACTACTTTTTGTGGGGGGGAATGACTCTTCAAATATATGCAAAGCCTTCTGATTATCCTGTTTCACTCTTAGGTCCGAAAGTTGTATCCAAAGACATTCCAGTAGAGTCCATTGAAGAAGTTTCAAAGATAATCAGGAGAGCACCAGTTATCTGGGATAACATTCATGCTAATGATTATGATCAAAAGAGGCTTTTTCTTGGGCCTTACAAAGGTCGGTCAACTGAGCTCATCCCTCGACTAAAGGGAGTTCTGACCAATCCAAACTGTGAATTTGAAGCCAATTATGTTGCTATTCACACACTTGCAACCTGGTACAAATCTAACATGAATGGAGTGAGAAAAGATGTGGTGATGAGTAAGTATGCATAACTGTGCTGGGACACCTGTTTAACCATATAAGTCATAGTGCTTTCTGATTATTCCAACCTTTCCTGTACCAACTATTTTTGAGATCACTTAGCATTTTCTATCCTGTAGGTGTGGGACAATTGCCTGAGAGATAGCAAGCGTTCAGGTTGTTTTGTTGACTTCTTGAGAACTACTGGAGAATTGCTTAGTCTTGAGATGTATCTGCAGCTGTATAAAAAGTGCTCTCAGCAAACAATTTTGAATGGCATAAATTCAACATTATAAGTGTCCGTGAATTTCACTTGATTGGGATAGAAGCAATTCAGGTCAAAAGGGAAACTGAATGCCGGGATATCGAGTCTCTGTGTACTGTTTCTGTGCTGACATTGATGGTAACCATAATTTTCCATTATATGTAAATGGGATGTAACGCCTTGCCCTTTGCAAAGTAAGGCTGTTAGATAGTTCCTGGGTGCCTTGTCTAACATGTCATTTCTATGTCAAATGCAACTTCTATGATAACTTTTTTCAACTTGTCTCTGTAGCTGATACTGAAGAGAGTACAGTTTCTATCCAGATTAAACTGGAAAACGAGGGGAGTGATGAAGATATTGAAACGGATGTTCTTTACAGCCCGCAAATGGCTCTGAAGTTGGCCTTAACAGAATGGCTGCAAGAGTTTGGGGTACCTCAGCAATACAGCAGTGAGTTGGATTTGGTTTCATTCTGGTGTTGGTAGAAAAATGTGACTAAATGTTCAAGACTTGCATTTAGACTAAAACTGTTTTACAGATCTCAATTTGTATACTTTTCAAGTGGAAGTATTTTCTACTTATCTTATTGgggaaaccttaaaaaaaaaagtgtgacattCTACAATATGTGTGTAGTGCCTTGACTGATTAGCAGAAACAACTTTGAAGTGTGACCCTTTAGCACTTCTGATACAAGAAAGAAAAGTCTGTGCATCTTACTCGTCTCAGTTGTTATTAAGCTTTCATGGGTTTTGAGAGaataggaaggattttttttgtgaagTGGATGTTGGATTACTATAAACATTAGTGGTGCCCCAGAGGATGTCCATGTTCTTCCAGTTGTTTTCAGCTGGGTTTATTTTTCTGAGTTTCTGTCTACAGAAACCAGCTCTTTTCAGCATTTGTACACCTTTGTTCTTGTAGCACTGGGAGCTTGGGATCTGAAGTAAAGTCTATTTCTGTCAAATGTGGGTTTGGGCCTGTCAGTTTGCCCTTCTCTGATAATTGCTGATGAATTGCTCTTCTGCCCACCCTGCAACTCTGTTTGCGTGTAGTTATCGcctttgaatatctgcagagtTTGAAACATTTCCCAACTGCAGTAAAAACGTTGGGTGAAGAGCACTGGTTAAGCTATCATCATCCTTCATTTCTTTACCTCCCCCAGGTTAAAAGACATTTTTTGCAATGGAAGCAATTAAACATGTATCCTTTTATTTTGAAGTGCACCCTGTATCCAAATAAAGCTTTACCAAGTCAGTTGATTGAGAGGAAAAAAGGTTAACCTTGAAAGCTTTTTATTCTGGTGTCATAGTCAGAAATGCTGCTGGAAGTGTATAAATGTTAAATAACTTccttagcctttttttcccctttatcttTGCTTATCAGTTATGCAGAGGGGGAGCTTGCCAAAATACAAAGTCTATAGTTAAAACTACAATGACAGAAGTGAACGGGCGAAGTGACAAAAGGGGGATACACTGATCAGATGCCTTGGCAGCAGATTCAGATCAATGACTTCTGCAAATCATGGATGAATGTTAGTTGGCAGATACTGAAAACTTTAAACTTGTTTCTTCTTATTCTCAGGTAGGCAAGTGGCCCACAGTGGTGCTAAAACTGCAGTAGGGGATGTAGGGCCTCTGGTGGCACCATCCTCTTTAAATGCAGCAACTGTGGTTACCACAGTTTACCAAGAACCCATCATGAGTCAGGGGGCAGCACTGAGCAGCGAGTCCCCAGCGTTggtaaaggaggaagagaagaagcagTCTGATGAGGAACCAATGGACATGGTGGTGGAAAAACAAGATGACACAGACAAGAGTACTAATCAGATACTGACAGATATCGCTGAAGCAAAGATGGCAGAGGAGTTAAAACCAATGGATACTGATAAAGAGAGCATAGCTGAATCTAAGTCCCCAGAGATGTCTATGCAGGAAGACTCTGGTAGTGACATTGCCCCTATGCAGACTGATGAGCAAATAAATAAAGACCAGTTTGTGCCTGGGCCAAATGAAAAGCCTCTCTACACAGTAGAACCAGTGACTTTAGAGGATTTGCAGCTTCTTGCTGACTTGTTTTACCTTCCCTATGAACATGGGCCCAAAGGTGCACAGATGCTGAGAGAATTCCAGTGGCTCAGAGCAAATAGCAGTGTTGTCAGTGTTAATTGCAAAGGAAAGGATGCTGAAAAAGTGAGTGTGACCTGATCtcgtttttcattttaaagtcatTAAATTGTGAGCAATGTTAATCTGTTGTCTGTAATAAAGAATGGTATTTCATTTTCTAGAAGCTGATGGGTGGTGTATAATTAACCACAGGTGACAATAACTTCCATTCCTCCTGTGGAATCCACTCTGTTAAGCCCTGTAGCTATAAAGGCAGTTTAGTGTCTGCATTTGACAAGCGATCCACTCACTGGCCTCACTTGTTGTAACAACAGTAGAGAATACCAATGAGTGTAGTATGGTAGTCCATGCTGGTAAAATGAAATATAGAATTGTATAGTCTTCCTTTTATTTAGAGTTTCTCTTCTCCTTAGAAGGCTGTGTTTGATCTTGTGGATCTTTTGCCTCCATCTGTAGATAGAAGAATGGCGTAACCGAGCAGCCAAATTTGAAGAGATGTGCAGCTTGGTGATGGGAATGTTCACTCGCCTCTCCAATTGCGCCAACAGGACAATCCTTTACGATATGTACTCCTACGTCTGGGATATCAAGAGTATTATGTCAATGGTGAAATCTTTTGTGCAGTGGTTAGGTAGGTGCATTGGGAGCCACTACAATGCCAGAtagtatattttttgttttctaattagCCCACGAGGAAAACAAAGCACTAGGCAAATATGTTTTCTTGGATGTGGGGTCTGGTTTGACCCTCTTTTAAAGGTTTTCCTGCCTCGCTATTTGAAGCAATGCTTCCTGTGATTTTTGCTTTGGTATTATAAGTGACGTCTGCTGGATGCTTAAGATTGGAgaccttgatttttttcttcctgggctAATGAAACTTGAATCTCATCTGACACGTAAGTGTTTACTTTAACTTACTCTGACTGAATGCACACTGGACTATACCATGTAGCTCCTTGGATTTCCTGATATATGATTGGAAATGACACTACGAAATGTGACCACATCAGCCATCTGCTGCTTGCTCTGTCTTGATAACGTTATTGCTGTCTTTAACAGAACAATTGCAGAAGCGACCTTTCAATGGGCCTGGCCAAGAGGAAGCCGATCCTCCCAGCCCTGTGCGCATGCGAGCTTTAGCGTAAGGCTATTCTGGTGCAAAATGATTTCCTTTAAGCACTtccaagtgactttttttttaatttatatattttttggtaATGGGTGGAAATTGTGGAGCTCTCTAGACAGATTTAGTCTGAGACCTAATCAGATCTTgaaacactttttccttttttttgtctttttgctttttttttaatgaaggatttTTTGGGGGATCCTAAGTTGGCAGATAGCACCAGCATGGCCTGGGTAATTCTAGTGACCTCATTTCACTTTCAGGTTTCAATCCAACTGTAAGGAATATGCTGTGGACTTGCTTGACATACACAGCAGGCAGCAACGCTGATGGTCTCATGTCACACTTTTTGTAGCTGTCACAAACCTCACAGTGGCTAACCATTACACAGCCTTGGTCTAGTTCTAGTGTTTGGATTGTCTTTAAATCATACTCTTAAACCCTGTCAGGTTTAAATAGTCATGTAATGTAGGGATAGGGAAGACCTGCTAAATCATCAAGTCAGTCCCTGCTCTACAACTTGCGTGTTTTGTGCTGATTAAATATCCGGTCCCTATATGTATGGCTGATGAGATGAGCTTTTAGgactgccttttgcaaagcacagggggaaaaaaatagcttgGGAACAAGACTTAGTAGCATTGTAGTGTATTAACATCTCTGCCTAGTGCTGTTTTAAAAGGcttattttgtgcatttttagGACCAGTGTAACACAACTCCCCCAACCTGCTACTCTTGTTGTATGTTGACGTTTAACCAGAAAGAATGCTCTCTCATTTCGCTAACTTGATCTGTTCAAAAATCTAGGCTGAAACTTTTTAAAGGGGAGACTGATTTTGGTAACCTCAAAACACTGAAGGCCCAACTTAGGACTTCATCTTGGAATTGCTGAACTACCTACTGCTTTCCCTGATTTCATCTGAAACTGTTTTCAAAGTCCCCGTGAAATTGGGTCCAAGTCTTTAAATAATGCACCAAATATTTGGAGTGGTTCACATTAGAAAACTGTAGCTCTGTTAACTCTGGCACTGTTCTGTTCCAGGACTCAAGCTGGCATTAGGTagttgaaattttcattttaagagtTTTTAACATGTGCAGTTTAATAGCCTTATGCTAATCATGCTTTTTTGAGAGATGTTTTGATCTTTAGCTTGCATTTTATAACTAGTATAAATGCATACAGAGCAAGATATCTGATAAAAGATATATAAAAGTTAAGAATGTTACAAATCCAAACAATGAGTTTTCACAACGGTGTGCTCAATGGTCCACTGAAAGTTCATTTTCTTAACCTCTCCTCCCAAGTCCAGCTAGCATTCAGTCCCTTAAATTAGTGTGGCTGTACAGTACTATGGATTACTAACGACTTCTATTGTCTTCTTCCCCATTGTGTACAGATGGGAGAATCCTCAGCACAAGTTTCTACTGCTATTGGATGGACAGCGCCAGATGTTCACAGCGCGTCgtcattaattaattaaaatggaAAGGTTTTGTCTGTGAGGCAGTTCAGATAGATTAGCTGTGCAATAGGCATGAACTGAAGTCACATTTGCGCAGCGACTAAGGCATTAACTATGTTTTTCATTTATACAGCTCTTCATTCACACAGCTCTTTAATAATTGGAAGTGCTAGTTAAGTTGTAGTCTCAAAGGAGAGACAGATACTGTCTTCCAAGTTGCTGACTAAATCTCCTTGTGAAGGGTATCTTTTTACATGAGAATTCCGAAATGTGGGAGCAAACCAAACTCAAAGCCTGATTCTTGGATCATTTCTGAAATTTACCATATTTAGGGTAGTTTGTTTTTAAGAAGTATTCCTAAACTGTCATAAATGTCAAACTTGGCACACTTTGGGACTCTCTGACTAGCACAACATACTTGTTTGTACTGATCTGGGACTGTTACTTGAACAGGAAGTAGATTGCTGTCCACAAAAGGAAAAGAGTATTTGCGCTGCTCATCTTGTCAGAAAACTAGGCAGGTAGCTGAAATCTCCACTCTGGATACTGTCTGTCAGAGGTGTCATTTATATTAATTGCTGTTAAAGGCTGTGATGCCCTACCAGTGGAACAGTATTAAAAGTCAAACAGCTAATGGAAGTTTCTTTTCACAGCAATTATAAACTAAAGCTGAGCACTTTAATGGGCCTACTGTGGCTGGTAGATCAGTAGGAACCCTGGTGTATCTGATATGcttgaaaaggaaaaatcagGACACTAAAGAGCAAAGCTTAGTGTTATCTGTGGCCAGCAGGGTGTGCTAGTTAAACTGTGAATTAATTCTAGTTA from Apteryx mantelli isolate bAptMan1 chromosome 7, bAptMan1.hap1, whole genome shotgun sequence encodes the following:
- the OGA gene encoding protein O-GlcNAcase isoform X1; the encoded protein is MVQKEGQAALEEPQGSPNAAGVPGAPLEPPGAAAPPLPGGEETDTETETALGSRRFLCGVVEGFYGRPWVMEQRKELFRRLQKWGLNTYLYAPKDDYKHRMFWREMYSVEEAEQLMTLISAAREHEIEFIYAISPGLDITFSNPKEVSTLKRKLDQVSQFGCRSFALLFDDIDHNMCAADKEVFSSFAHAQVSITNEIYQYLGEPDTFLFCPTEYCGTFCYPNVAQSPYLRTVGEKLLPGIDVLWTGPKVVSKDIPVESIEEVSKIIRRAPVIWDNIHANDYDQKRLFLGPYKGRSTELIPRLKGVLTNPNCEFEANYVAIHTLATWYKSNMNGVRKDVVMTDTEESTVSIQIKLENEGSDEDIETDVLYSPQMALKLALTEWLQEFGVPQQYSSRQVAHSGAKTAVGDVGPLVAPSSLNAATVVTTVYQEPIMSQGAALSSESPALVKEEEKKQSDEEPMDMVVEKQDDTDKSTNQILTDIAEAKMAEELKPMDTDKESIAESKSPEMSMQEDSGSDIAPMQTDEQINKDQFVPGPNEKPLYTVEPVTLEDLQLLADLFYLPYEHGPKGAQMLREFQWLRANSSVVSVNCKGKDAEKIEEWRNRAAKFEEMCSLVMGMFTRLSNCANRTILYDMYSYVWDIKSIMSMVKSFVQWLGCRSQSSAQFLSGDQEPWAFRGGLAGEFQRLLPIDGANDLFFQPPPLTPTSKVYTIRPYFPKDEASVYKICREMYADGADQPFHSLPDLIGDKLVGGLLTLSLDYCFVLEDEDGICGYALGTVDVTPFIKKCKMSWIPFMQEKYTKPNSDKELSEAEKIMLSFHEEQEVLPESFLANFPSLIKIDIHKKVTDPSVAKSMMACLLSSLKANGSRGAFCEVRPDDKRILEFYSKLGCFEIAKMEGFPKDVVILGRSL
- the OGA gene encoding protein O-GlcNAcase isoform X2, with the translated sequence MEQRKELFRRLQKWGLNTYLYAPKDDYKHRMFWREMYSVEEAEQLMTLISAAREHEIEFIYAISPGLDITFSNPKEVSTLKRKLDQVSQFGCRSFALLFDDIDHNMCAADKEVFSSFAHAQVSITNEIYQYLGEPDTFLFCPTEYCGTFCYPNVAQSPYLRTVGEKLLPGIDVLWTGPKVVSKDIPVESIEEVSKIIRRAPVIWDNIHANDYDQKRLFLGPYKGRSTELIPRLKGVLTNPNCEFEANYVAIHTLATWYKSNMNGVRKDVVMTDTEESTVSIQIKLENEGSDEDIETDVLYSPQMALKLALTEWLQEFGVPQQYSSRQVAHSGAKTAVGDVGPLVAPSSLNAATVVTTVYQEPIMSQGAALSSESPALVKEEEKKQSDEEPMDMVVEKQDDTDKSTNQILTDIAEAKMAEELKPMDTDKESIAESKSPEMSMQEDSGSDIAPMQTDEQINKDQFVPGPNEKPLYTVEPVTLEDLQLLADLFYLPYEHGPKGAQMLREFQWLRANSSVVSVNCKGKDAEKIEEWRNRAAKFEEMCSLVMGMFTRLSNCANRTILYDMYSYVWDIKSIMSMVKSFVQWLGCRSQSSAQFLSGDQEPWAFRGGLAGEFQRLLPIDGANDLFFQPPPLTPTSKVYTIRPYFPKDEASVYKICREMYADGADQPFHSLPDLIGDKLVGGLLTLSLDYCFVLEDEDGICGYALGTVDVTPFIKKCKMSWIPFMQEKYTKPNSDKELSEAEKIMLSFHEEQEVLPESFLANFPSLIKIDIHKKVTDPSVAKSMMACLLSSLKANGSRGAFCEVRPDDKRILEFYSKLGCFEIAKMEGFPKDVVILGRSL